A genomic stretch from Aedes albopictus strain Foshan chromosome 2, AalbF5, whole genome shotgun sequence includes:
- the LOC109399408 gene encoding pre-mRNA-processing factor 19 gives MSLVCSISNEVPEHPVVSPRSGAIFEKRLIEKYIVENECDPINGEPLKAEELIEIKTPPIVRPKPPSATSIPATLKMMQDEWDALMLHAFTQRQQLQTARQELSHALYQHDAACRVIARLNKEVAAAREALATLKPQTGIASIQSSIPQPSIAAEAGGMATQPIEQAGMSAEVIQKLQDKATVLTQERKKKGRTVPEELVSAEKIRGFLTLASHPGLHSASVPGILALDINHSDQSKILTGGNDKNATVFNKDTEQIVAILKGHTKKVTKVIFHPEDDTVITASPDACIRIWNVPTSQTQLLLRCHDGPVSGLSLHPTGDYVLSTSSDKHWAFSDIRTGRLLTKVPDPTDIGLTTAQFHPDGLIFGTGTEDSQVKIWDLKEQSNVANFPGHTGPITAISFSENGYYLATAADDACIKLWDLRKLKNFKTITLDEGYEVKDLCFDQSGTYLAIAGTDIRVYLCKQWQELKVFNDHTALATGVRFGRHAQYVASTSMDRTLKLYGIE, from the exons ATGTCGCTCGTCTGTAGCA TATCGAATGAAGTTCCGGAACACCCGGTTGTATCTCCCCGGTCCGGTGCAATATTCGAGAAACGTTTGATTGAAAAGTACATCGTAGAGAACGAGTGCGATCCCATCAATGGAGAACCGTTGAAAGCAGAGGAACTCATTGAAATCAAGA CTCCCCCAATCGTTCGTCCCAAGCCCCCGAGCGCCACCAGTATTCCAGCGACGTTGAAAATGATGCAGGACGAGTGGGACGCCCTAATGTTGCATGCATTCACACAAAGGCAACAGCTGCAAACCGCACGGCAGGAATTGTCCCATGCCCTCTACCAGCACGATGCGGCCTGTCGTGTGATTGCCCGTTTGAACAAGGAAGTGGCAGCAGCCCGAGAAGCGTTGGCCACCCTCAAACCACAAACCGGCATCGCCTCCATCCAGTCCTCGATTCCACAACCGTCTATTGCTGCCGAAGCCGGAGGAATGGCCACACAACCGATCGAGCAGGCTGGCATGAGCGCCGAAGTGATTCAGAAGCTCCAGGACAAGGCCACTGTCCTAACGCAAGAACGAAAGAAGAAGGGTCGCACCGTTCCGGAAGAGTTGGTCAGCGCGGAAAAGATCCGTGGTTTTCTCACACTTGCATCCCATCCGGGTCTCCATTCAGCCAGTGTCCCCGGTATTCTGGCCTTGGACATTAACCATTCCGATCAGAGTAAAATCCTGACAGGAGGAAACGACAAAAACGCCACCGTCTTCAACAAGGATACCGAGCAAATTGTCGCCATCCTCAAGGGACACACCAAAAAGGTCACCAAGGTTATCTTCCATCCGGAGGATGACACCGTCATCACCGCTTCCCCGGATGCTTGCATCCGCATTTGGAACGTTCCGACCTCCCAGACGCAGCTGCTTCTCCGTTGTCACGACGGTCCGGTTTCTGGCCTCTCTCTTCACCCAACCGGAGATTACGTCCTTTCCACATCCTCCGACAAGCACTGGGCATTCTCCGATATCCGCACAGGACGCCTGCTCACAAAAGTCCCAGATCCAACCGACATCGGTCTCACCACGGCCCAGTTCCATCCTGATGGTTTGATTTTCGGCACCGGAACCGAAGACTCCCAGGTTAAGATTTGGGATTTGAAGGAACAAAGCAACGTGGCCAATTTCCCGGGACACACCGGACCGATCACGGCTATTTCGTTCTCGGAAAACGGTTACTATCTGGCCACGGCTGCCGACGATGCCTGCATAAAGTTGTGGGATTTGCGAAAACTGAAGAACTTCAAAACGATCACCCTGGACGAAGGTTACGAGGTTAAGGATCTGTGCTTCGATCAGAGTGGAACCTATTTGGCCATTGCTGGAACCGATATTAG GGTCTACCTGTGCAAGCAATGGCAAGAGTTGAAGGTGTTCAATGACCACACTGCCCTGGCGACGGGTGTGCGATTCGGTAGGCACGCCCAGTATGTTGCTTCGACCAGCATGGATCGTACGCTCAAGCTGTACGGAATCGAGTAG